The Candidatus Poribacteria bacterium nucleotide sequence AACCCTCGACGCAACTCTTTTGGGATTTCTGCAAAAGCGCGGTTGCTGAACTCCGAGAGCATCGGGTTTATTATCAGTTTGATGTGGCGAAATTGCGGTGGGACAAAGGGGCAGGCAGATTTCCGTTCCGCCTCATCTCGACAAATAGTGAAGGATTTCGGAGTCGTTGTGTTGTCCTCGCCATCGGGAGCGACGATTGTGTTTACGTTCCACCTGAGTTCGTCCAGTGGCAACACCGATACCCCGATCAGATTTTACACGCCTCCCAGTTTTCGGTGAATTGTGAGGATGCGCGGGACAGTAAGGGAAACCAAATTGTTATCGTTGGTGGTGGATTGACGGCGGGAACGCTTGCGAAAAGCCTCAGCGAACGCGGGCATAGCGTAGCACTGATGGCTCGGAAGGGGTTGAAGACGGAGCAGTTCGATTTTCCGCCGGTGTGGTTAGGTCCCAAGGCACTCGCCGAATTCGCAAGTGAGACCGATTTTCAGCGGCGTTATGAGACAATTCAACAGAACAGAGGGGAAGGAAGTATCACCCCCGATATTATGGAGGCTTTGCTGAATGCGCCGAAGGTTGACATCTATCCTGAAACCCGTATCCATAACATCACTACCGAGGAAAAATGTCTACCTACCCGCAGGCTGCGGGTTGAAACCACACGTGGTGTAATTACGGATGTGTCTCATGTTATCCTTGCGACAGGGTATAGGTTCAATCTGGGTCGTTACGGATTTTTAACGGAATTGCTTACACGACACCAAATCCGCCTTGTTTGTGGATTCCCACGACTTGATACCGATTTACAACTCCACCCCATCGAGAATCTCTTCGGATCTGGCACCATCGCCCAACTTCAAGTGGGTCCGGCTTCAGGCAACATCGCTGGCGCGAACCTCGCCTATGAACGCCTACGTGAAAAACTACTTTCGCATCTGTAGGAGGGATCTCCGAATCCCGACTCTTCCTGACTGCTATTCCTACCGCGTCAATGCATAAGCAACGACGTTCATCCCCTGTTTAAATGCCCAAGTCCGCTGTTCCTCACCACCGGGTTCGCAAGGT carries:
- a CDS encoding SidA/IucD/PvdA family monooxygenase — translated: MNSRRSPKAIFTDRHLAHRNLPITIIGGGIHGVSIAIRLLRDMPAAAKHLAVVDRHPRPLTQWRSKTERQGMTFLRSPAVHHITPDALGIVEYAERHNRANELAPPYSQPSTQLFWDFCKSAVAELREHRVYYQFDVAKLRWDKGAGRFPFRLISTNSEGFRSRCVVLAIGSDDCVYVPPEFVQWQHRYPDQILHASQFSVNCEDARDSKGNQIVIVGGGLTAGTLAKSLSERGHSVALMARKGLKTEQFDFPPVWLGPKALAEFASETDFQRRYETIQQNRGEGSITPDIMEALLNAPKVDIYPETRIHNITTEEKCLPTRRLRVETTRGVITDVSHVILATGYRFNLGRYGFLTELLTRHQIRLVCGFPRLDTDLQLHPIENLFGSGTIAQLQVGPASGNIAGANLAYERLREKLLSHL